In Microcaecilia unicolor chromosome 1, aMicUni1.1, whole genome shotgun sequence, the following are encoded in one genomic region:
- the ZBTB14 gene encoding zinc finger and BTB domain-containing protein 14 isoform X2, whose translation MSETIKYNDDDHKTVFLKTLNEQRLAGEFCDIAIVVEDVKFRAHRCVLAACSTYFKKLFKKLEVDSSSVIEIDFLRSDIFEEVLNYMYTAKIAVKKDDVNLMMSSGQILGIRFLDKLCSQKRDVSSPEENSTQPKTKYSYGTSLKISRPDGEPNDNQDDEVEEIGDQDDSPSDDTVDGTPPSQEEEKSPTSTLRVQEAILKELGSEEVRKVNCYGQEVEAIETSEPKDLGSQTPQALTYNDSISEVKDEQTPGWTTTSSDMKFEYLLYGHSREQFACQACGKTFTDEGRLRKHEKLHTADRPFVCEVCTKAFTTQAHLKEHLKIHTGYKPYSCDVCGKSFIRAPDLKKHERVHSNERPFACHMCDKAFKHKSHLKDHERRHRGEKPFACTSCAKAFAKASDLKRHENNMHSERKQVPSSAIQSETEQLQAAAMAAEAEQQLETIACS comes from the coding sequence ATGTCTGAAACAATAAAATACAACGATGATGACCAcaaaactgtgtttttgaaaactCTAAATGAACAGCGACTGGCAGGAGAATTTTGTGACATAGCTATTGTAGTTGAAGATGTAAAGTTCAGAGCCCATCGGTGTGTGCTTGCCGCTTGCAGTACTTACTTCAAAAAGCTTTTCAAGAAATTGGAAGTGGATAGTTCTTCAGTAATAGAAATCGATTTCCTTCGCTCTGATATATTTGAAGAAGTTCTGAATTACATGTACACTGCAAAAATTGCAGTGAAAAAGGACGATGTCAATTTGATGATGTCATCAGGTCAGATTCTTGGTATCCGTTTTCTGGATAAACTCTGCTCCCAGAAACGGGATGTATCTAGCCCAGAAGAAAACAGTACACAGCCAAAGACTAAATATTCCTATGGAACGAGTCTGAAGATAAGCCGTCCAGATGGTGAACCCAACGACAACCAAGATGATGAAGTGGAAGAAATCGGTGATCAAGATGATAGTCCTTCAGATGATACTGTAGATGGAACCCCCCCTAGTCAAGAAGAGGAAAAATCACCAACTTCTACACTAAGGGTTCAAGAAGCCATTCTGAAAGAACTTGGAAGTGAAGAAGTCCGCAAAGTCAACTGTTATGGACAGGAAGTAGAAGCCATAGAAACAAGTGAACCAAAGGACTTAGGATCCCAGACTCCTCAAGCTCTAACTTACAATGACAGTATAAGTGAAGTCAAAGATGAGCAAACCCCTGGATGGACCACTACCTCCAGTGATATGAAGTTTGAGTATTTGCTTTATGGTCACAGCAGGGAACAGTTTGCCTGTCAAGCTTGTGGTAAAACATTTACTGATGAAGGACGATTGAGGAAGCATGAAAAGCTCCATACGGCAGATCGGCCATTTGTGTGTGAAGTATGTACCAAAGCCTTCACCACACAGGCACACCTGAAAGAGCATCTGAAAATTCACACGGGCTACAAACCCTATAGCTGTGACGTATGCGGAAAGTCTTTTATTCGGGCACCTGATTTAAAAAAGCATGAGAGAGTTCACAGCAACGAAAGACCTTTTGCCTGCCACATGTGTGACAAGGCCTTCAAACATAAGTCTCACCTCAAAGATCATGAAAGAAGGCACAGAGGGGAAAAGCCATTTGCCTGCACTTCCTGTGCTAAGGCATTTGCAAAAGCCTCGGACCTAAAACGGCATGAGAATAACATGCACAGTGAACGTAAGCAAGTCCCCAGCAGTGCTATCCAGAGTGAAACAGAACAATTGCAGGCAGCAGCCATGGCAGCTGAAGCAGAACAACAGCTGGAAACCATTGCATGTAGTTAG
- the ZBTB14 gene encoding zinc finger and BTB domain-containing protein 14 isoform X1 — protein MDFFISMSETIKYNDDDHKTVFLKTLNEQRLAGEFCDIAIVVEDVKFRAHRCVLAACSTYFKKLFKKLEVDSSSVIEIDFLRSDIFEEVLNYMYTAKIAVKKDDVNLMMSSGQILGIRFLDKLCSQKRDVSSPEENSTQPKTKYSYGTSLKISRPDGEPNDNQDDEVEEIGDQDDSPSDDTVDGTPPSQEEEKSPTSTLRVQEAILKELGSEEVRKVNCYGQEVEAIETSEPKDLGSQTPQALTYNDSISEVKDEQTPGWTTTSSDMKFEYLLYGHSREQFACQACGKTFTDEGRLRKHEKLHTADRPFVCEVCTKAFTTQAHLKEHLKIHTGYKPYSCDVCGKSFIRAPDLKKHERVHSNERPFACHMCDKAFKHKSHLKDHERRHRGEKPFACTSCAKAFAKASDLKRHENNMHSERKQVPSSAIQSETEQLQAAAMAAEAEQQLETIACS, from the exons ATG GATTTTTTCATCAGTATGTCTGAAACAATAAAATACAACGATGATGACCAcaaaactgtgtttttgaaaactCTAAATGAACAGCGACTGGCAGGAGAATTTTGTGACATAGCTATTGTAGTTGAAGATGTAAAGTTCAGAGCCCATCGGTGTGTGCTTGCCGCTTGCAGTACTTACTTCAAAAAGCTTTTCAAGAAATTGGAAGTGGATAGTTCTTCAGTAATAGAAATCGATTTCCTTCGCTCTGATATATTTGAAGAAGTTCTGAATTACATGTACACTGCAAAAATTGCAGTGAAAAAGGACGATGTCAATTTGATGATGTCATCAGGTCAGATTCTTGGTATCCGTTTTCTGGATAAACTCTGCTCCCAGAAACGGGATGTATCTAGCCCAGAAGAAAACAGTACACAGCCAAAGACTAAATATTCCTATGGAACGAGTCTGAAGATAAGCCGTCCAGATGGTGAACCCAACGACAACCAAGATGATGAAGTGGAAGAAATCGGTGATCAAGATGATAGTCCTTCAGATGATACTGTAGATGGAACCCCCCCTAGTCAAGAAGAGGAAAAATCACCAACTTCTACACTAAGGGTTCAAGAAGCCATTCTGAAAGAACTTGGAAGTGAAGAAGTCCGCAAAGTCAACTGTTATGGACAGGAAGTAGAAGCCATAGAAACAAGTGAACCAAAGGACTTAGGATCCCAGACTCCTCAAGCTCTAACTTACAATGACAGTATAAGTGAAGTCAAAGATGAGCAAACCCCTGGATGGACCACTACCTCCAGTGATATGAAGTTTGAGTATTTGCTTTATGGTCACAGCAGGGAACAGTTTGCCTGTCAAGCTTGTGGTAAAACATTTACTGATGAAGGACGATTGAGGAAGCATGAAAAGCTCCATACGGCAGATCGGCCATTTGTGTGTGAAGTATGTACCAAAGCCTTCACCACACAGGCACACCTGAAAGAGCATCTGAAAATTCACACGGGCTACAAACCCTATAGCTGTGACGTATGCGGAAAGTCTTTTATTCGGGCACCTGATTTAAAAAAGCATGAGAGAGTTCACAGCAACGAAAGACCTTTTGCCTGCCACATGTGTGACAAGGCCTTCAAACATAAGTCTCACCTCAAAGATCATGAAAGAAGGCACAGAGGGGAAAAGCCATTTGCCTGCACTTCCTGTGCTAAGGCATTTGCAAAAGCCTCGGACCTAAAACGGCATGAGAATAACATGCACAGTGAACGTAAGCAAGTCCCCAGCAGTGCTATCCAGAGTGAAACAGAACAATTGCAGGCAGCAGCCATGGCAGCTGAAGCAGAACAACAGCTGGAAACCATTGCATGTAGTTAG